One window of Triticum dicoccoides isolate Atlit2015 ecotype Zavitan chromosome 5A, WEW_v2.0, whole genome shotgun sequence genomic DNA carries:
- the LOC119297237 gene encoding ervatamin-B-like produces MAPVNSSRRLNGTLLALALVAAAAVADFAAARGVHTVAARHELWMAKFGRAYADAEEKLSRQEVFAANAQHVDAVNRAGDRTYTLGLNQFSDLTDDEFLEMHLGYRHQRGVDYAPVAAVNMSKAAAGQFQDTPDSMDWRAQGALTQVKNQLSCGSCWAFAAVAATEGLVKIATGDLISMSEQQVLDCTGGANTCNAGDINAALRYVAASGGLQPEAAYAYNGQQGACRSGGVMPNSVASVGAPRWATLYGDEGALQELAASQPVAVGVEASDPDFRHYMSGVYSGSSSCGQRLNHAVTVVGYGADGSGQEYWVVKNQWGTGWGEAGYMRLSRGNGANCGIATYAYYPTMDS; encoded by the exons ATGGCGCCGGTTAACAGCTCGCGCCGCCTCAACGGCACACTGCTCGCGCTCGCGCTCGTggccgccgctgccgtcgccgaCTTCGCCGCGGCGCGAGGGGTGCACACCGTGGCCGCCAGGCACGAGCTGTGGatggccaagttcgggcgcgcgtACGCGGACGCTGAAGAGAAACTGAGCCGGCAGGAGGTGTTCGCGGCCAACGCGCAGCACGTCGACGCTGTCAACCGGGCGGGCGACCGGACGTACACGCTCGGGCTCAACCAGTTCTCCGACCTCACCGACGACGAGTTCCTCGAGATGCACCTCGGCTACCGTCACCAGCGCGGCGTGGACTACGCGCCGGTGGCAGCGGTGAACATGTCCAAGGCTGCCGCTGGCCAGTTCCAGGACACGCCGGACAGCATGGACTGGAGGGCCCAGGGTGCCCTCACCCAAGTCAAGAACCAGCTCTCCTGCG GGAGTTGCTGGGCGttcgcggcggtggcggcgacggaggggctcgtgaagatcgccaCCGGCGACCTCATCTCCATGTCGGAGCAGCAGGTGCTCGACTGCACGGGCGGCGCCAACACCTGCAACGCCGGCGACATCAACGCCGCGCTGCGCTACGTCGCCGCGAGCGGCGGCCTGCAGCCAGAGGCAGCCTACGCGTACAACGGCCAGCAGGGCGCGTGCCGCAGCGGCGGCGTCATGCCAAACTCGGTCGCCTCCGTCGGCGCGCCGCGGTGGGCGACCCTGTACGGCGACGAGGGCGCGTTGCAGGAGCTCGCGGCCAGCCAGCCGGTGGCCGTGGGCGTGGAGGCATCGGACCCTGACTTCCGGCACTACATGAGCGGCGTGTACTCCGGTAGCTCGTCGTGCGGGCAGAGGCTGAACCACGCCGTGACGGTGGTGGGCTACGGGGCGGACGGCAGCGGGCAGGAGTACTGGGTGGTGAAGAACCAGTGGGGGACGGGATGGGGCGAGGCGGGCTACATGCGCCTCTCGCGCGGGAACGGCGCCAACTGCGGCATCGCCACCTACGCCTACTACCCGACCATGGACAGCTAA